In Capsicum annuum cultivar UCD-10X-F1 unplaced genomic scaffold, UCD10Xv1.1 ctg3943, whole genome shotgun sequence, the DNA window GATGCTGAGAACTACAAAAAAAGAAACTATAAACTCATGCAAATGTTCATGTCATAGCTACTAAGATAACATATATTGACATCTAAATGCAAACCAAAAGCCTCATGCATTTACACATTTGAGCTACAAAACACACTTCTGCTGGCCTATACTTCTATAATCCCATCGACAATCCTGTTAGATTTATGAAAATAGTTGCTTTAATGTCAAAAGTCCAAGATACTGTTGCATATTCTATAACTCGAAATACTTAGAGAATATAGCGTTCTTTGTTTCTTCTTGTCTGTACCATCTCATTCCTTTTCCTTTCCAGCCATTGCATCCTTAGATTTCCTCCCTTTTCAGAAGTTAAATCCTTTGATAAGTCCATTACCCTCCTCAATTTTTACCAGTTGATCTTCATATGGGAGTTCATTAGTTCTTCCCACTAGTTCTTGTGCCTTCAAGGATGCTCCTTCCCAATCAATACTATAAGTGACTATTAACATTGAGATTACACATGCCACTTGAGCTGCTAGAAGCCCATaacaaagacccaaaaatcctaGTTTCCAAACGAAGGCCAAAATGATGGCCACTGGTGTTCCCATCAAATAGAACGAGTAGAAGTTAATACCTGCACCAACACCGGGCCTAGCACTTCCCCGAAGCACCCCACAACATGTTGTTTGTGGACAATTAGCTAGTTCACAAAGTCCAATAATGGGGAGAACGGTCGCTGTTAGCTCCAGtacttctctatcttttgtaaagACTGTTCCCCATGCTTCTCTCCCTAAGGTGGTGAGTAAGAATCCAAATGTTGAAGTCAAAAAAGCCAGCCCTATGGCTATCCCTGTCGCCAAGCGAGCCTTAGCTGGCCGTCCCGCTCCAAGTTCGTTCCCTACCCTGCTTGATACTGAAGCACTTAAGGCTGAAGGCAATGTGTACATGAGAGATGTGGTTTGTATTACAATAGCAGATGCGGCAAGTGGAACTTCAGGCCTGTCAAGGTAGCCGGCTAGAACTGTCATGAACTCATACCACCACCACTCTAAGCAAACTGCTAAACAACTAGGTATAGCAAGTTGAAGAAGTATTATCCATTGCTCTCCCACAGAAATGGAAGGaagaagttttatattttctgGTAGGGGCTTTGACAGAGATCCATGTTGGTCATAAGTAAAGAAGATATAGCCTAAAAGGAAGAATAAGGTGACAAAGTCAGAGACAAAGGTTGAAATTGCAATTCCTTGAATCCCGAGACGGAGAGTAAAAGTCAGGTAAACTGTGATAGGGAAATGCAACACTGTTGCAAGTGAAGTACACCATAATAGAGGCCATGTTGTCCCTTTACACCGTAGGTAGATGCGTAAAGGGTGAAGAAAGCTGTTAGCAATAAGATCTGGGACAGCAAATCTGCAAAATACACTTGCGACATGTATTATTTGTGAGTCTTGGTGTAGCTTTAGCATGAGAGACTCAAAATTAAACCATAAAAACGCAATAGGTATAGATGCAGTTAATAACATAAAGATTGTCCTTTGAAGGGCAAGAGACACTATAGTTAAGTTTCTTGATCCAAAAGCCTGACTAGAAAGTGGTTCCATCCCCAAGGCTAGGCCAGACAATACAGAGTAACCAGTTATATTGGTGAAGCCAATGGCCAGTGCACCCCCTGCCAGTTCCAAGCTTCCCAGCCTTCCCATGCACacaactaaaatcatgttttttaaGTAGGTCGCCAAGCCCATAGCAAGTATAGGAAAACCTCTgtccattattttcttcaattcctCCGTGACCTAGAAATTATGGTTTAAAAAGAATGTGCTGGTCAGGGTGATTCATACACATTTTCTtgtgatttcaaatattttaaaaggaTTCTGCAGTTTATACCTCTGGTAAAGTCGGGTGTGTTTTGGTCTGCTCTGCTGCCATCTTCTTTAAGCTTCGTCCTCTTTCCTCTTGTTTGCTTGTTTTGAAGTGTTATACAGAGAGCTTAACTCTGTATAAATCCTCTTTGTGCATGCACTTCTGTATCCATGCGCAAATACCACCCACTCACGTGCACTTATGTAAGATGTAGAGAGAGGGAGCAatatatagagagaggaagagaggGAAGGAGATACTGAGAGACACTAGCTTGAGTGTCCAGGAGCAAGGATATTTATAGGGGCTGCAGGTGCTGGTGGATTTCTGAGTTACTGGTTGTTGAAAGTTTAGACCTGGAGTTGAGCTATGTAATGAAGCACGGTGAATATTATTTACATCGAGTAATAAGGTGCACTCTCCTGGTCCAACTGTCGTGGTTACAGTTTGTCCTtttcccaagtatgttagaacaTATCGACTTCACAGCAAACGTAGTAACATATCCACTTCTCCTTCTTAAAGAACTATGCTCGAATGTTATGTTACTGATATATTCCGGCCTGAAAATGTTTTAGTATTGAGCTGTAAATATTGTACACGTATATTTTGTTAATTAGAGGTTCTTTCTTGTTATCCTTTTACCTTTGGGTTTTATGTATTTCTACTTTCGCATTGTACGTTGAACTACTCAAGGGGCTCAAACTGTAGCTTGGGTTGGGGCCTTTCGTCATATGCATTCAAGGTCTGTATTTTCATCATTACTTTGGGAGGATGCCACTAAGGAGACATTTAAATTGACTTCTCTAAACCACTTAGGATCAATCTGAGTCAAATGATGGGAATTTTCTATTTATAATGCATAGAAATGATTACTTTTCTATTTGTATAGGATGTCTTATTTAAAGCAA includes these proteins:
- the LOC107879785 gene encoding protein DETOXIFICATION 55, whose translation is MAAEQTKTHPTLPEVTEELKKIMDRGFPILAMGLATYLKNMILVVCMGRLGSLELAGGALAIGFTNITGYSVLSGLALGMEPLSSQAFGSRNLTIVSLALQRTIFMLLTASIPIAFLWFNFESLMLKLHQDSQIIHVASVFCRFAVPDLIANSFLHPLRIYLRCKGTTWPLLWCTSLATVLHFPITVYLTFTLRLGIQGIAISTFVSDFVTLFFLLGYIFFTYDQHGSLSKPLPENIKLLPSISVGEQWIILLQLAIPSCLAVCLEWWWYEFMTVLAGYLDRPEVPLAASAIVIQTTSLMYTLPSALSASVSSRVGNELGAGRPAKARLATGIAIGLAFLTSTFGFLLTTLGREAWGTVFTKDREVLELTATVLPIIGLCELANCPQTTCCGVLRGSARPGVGAGINFYSFYLMGTPVAIILAFVWKLGFLGLCYGLLAAQVACVISMLIVTYSIDWEGASLKAQELVGRTNELPYEDQLVKIEEGNGLIKGFNF